In a genomic window of Pelecanus crispus isolate bPelCri1 chromosome 1, bPelCri1.pri, whole genome shotgun sequence:
- the FRS2 gene encoding fibroblast growth factor receptor substrate 2 — MGSCCSCPDKETVPDNHRNKFKVINVDDDGNELGSGIMELTDTELILYTRKRDSVKWHYLCLRRYGYDSNLFSFESGRRCQTGQGIFAFKCARAEELFNMLQEIMQNNSINVVEEPVVERNNHQTELEAPRTPRTPTTPGFNAQSLPNGYPRYPSFGDASSHPSSRHPSVGSARLPSVGEESTHPLLVAEEQVHTYVNTTGVQEERKNRSSVHVPLESKLSNTETTKVKEDQMCTDDRDAQVLLEPEGVKFVLGPTPVQRQLMEREKLEQLGRDQVSGSSTNNTEWDTGYDSDERRETPSGNKLVYENINRLSIPSASGVRRGRLTSTSTSDTQNINNSAQRRTALLNYENLPSLPPVWEARKLSRDEDDSLGPKTPSLNGYHNNLDPMHNYVNTENVTVPASAHKVEFTRHRDCTPTVFNFDIRRPSLEHRQLNYIQVDLEGGSDSDNPQTPKTPTTPLPQTPTRRTELYAVIDIERTAAMSSLQKALPRDDGTSRKTRHNSTDLPM; from the exons ATGGGTAGCTGTTGTAGCTGTCCAGATAAAGAAACTGTCCCCGATAACCATCGAAACAAGTTTAAG GTTATTAATGTGGATGATGATGGTAATGAACTGGGTTCTGGCATAATGGAACTTACAGATACAGAACTGATTTTGTATACCCGTAAAAGGGACTCTGTAAAATGGCACTACCTCTGTCTCCGTCGCTATGGCTATGACtcaaatcttttctcttttgaaagtgGCCGAAGGTGTCAAACTGGACAAG GAATCTTTGCCTTTAAATGTGCCCGTGCAGAAGAGCTATTTAATATGTTGCAAGAGATAATGCAGAATAATAGCATAAACGTGGTAGAAGAACCAGTAGTAGAAAGGAATAATCATCAAACTGAGTTGGAAGCTCCAAGAACCCCTCGAACGCCTACCA CTCCTGGGTTCAATGCACAAAGTTTACCTAACGGCTATCCCAGATATCCATCTTTTGGAGATGCTTCATCACATCCTTCCAGCCGACATCCTTCCGTCGGAAGTGCACGCCTCCCCTCTGTCGGTGAAGAATCAACACATCCTTTACTTGTAGCAGAGGAGCAA GTGCACACTTATGTCAACACTACTGGGGTacaagaggagagaaaaaatcGATCAAGTGTGCATGTGCCACTGGAATCAAAGctttcaaacactgaaacaacTAAAGTGAAAGAAGATCAGATGTGTACTGATGACAGAGATGCTCAGGTTCTCCTGGAGCCTGAAGGAGTCAAGTTTGTTTTAGGACCAACACCTGTTCAAAGGCAGTTaatggaaagagagaaactGGAGCAACTTGGGAGAGACCAAGTTAGTGGCAGCAGCACAAACAACACTGAATGGGACACTGGGTACGACAGTGATGAACGTAGAGAAACACCATCTGGTAATAAATTGGTGTATGAAAACATAAATAGGTTATCAATCCCTAGTGCTTCAGGGGTCAGGAGAGGTCGTTTGACATCAACCAGTACCTCAGACACCCAGAACATTAACAACTCTGCTCAGAGGAGAACTGCGCTGTTGAACTATGAGAACTTGCCATCCTTGCCTCCTGTTTGGGAAGCCCGCAAGCTGAGTAGAGATGAAGATGACAGTTTAGGACCAAAGACCCCATCTCTGAATGGCTACCACAATAACCTAGATCCAATGCATAATTACGTCAACACAGAGAATGTAACAGTACCAGCAAGTGCTCATAAAGTAGAATTTACACGACATCGGGACTGTACTCCAACAGTCTTTAACTTTGACATTAGGCGTCCAAGTTTAGAACACAGGCAGCTCAACTATATACAGGTTGACTTGGAAGGTGGTAGTGACTCCGACAACCCTCAGACTCCAAAAACCCCCACCACTCCACTTCCGCAAACTCCAACCAGGCGCACAGAGCTGTATGCTGTGATAGACATTGAAAGAACTGCTGCTATGTCAAGCTTGCAAAAAGCACTGCCCCGAGATGATGGTACTTCTAGGAAAACTAGACATAACAGTACTGACCTGCCTATGTGA